The proteins below come from a single Streptomyces tubercidicus genomic window:
- a CDS encoding ABC transporter ATP-binding protein, whose amino-acid sequence MAEQNNGVQPTEAAGERIPTVIADDLHIVYRVYGTGAGRGSATAALNRIVRRKPSSGVREVHAVKGVSFTAYRGESIGLIGSNGSGKSTLLKAVAGLLPAERGKVYTHGQPSLLGVNAALMNDLTGEKNVLLGGLAMGMSREQVRERYDGIVEFSGINEKGDFISLPMRTYSSGMAARLRFSIAAAKDHDVLMIDEALATGDRSFQKRSEARIRELRKEAGTVFLVSHNNKSIRDTCDRVLWLERGELIMDGPTDEVIKAYEKETGK is encoded by the coding sequence GTGGCTGAGCAGAACAACGGCGTCCAGCCGACCGAGGCGGCCGGGGAGCGGATCCCGACGGTGATCGCGGACGATCTGCACATCGTCTACCGGGTCTACGGCACCGGCGCGGGCCGGGGCAGCGCCACCGCGGCACTCAACCGCATCGTGCGCCGCAAGCCCTCTTCGGGGGTGCGCGAGGTGCACGCGGTCAAGGGCGTCTCCTTCACCGCCTACCGGGGCGAGTCGATCGGACTGATCGGGTCCAACGGCTCGGGCAAGTCGACGCTGCTCAAGGCAGTGGCCGGGCTGCTGCCCGCGGAGCGCGGCAAGGTCTACACCCACGGCCAGCCCTCCCTGCTGGGCGTGAACGCGGCGCTGATGAACGATCTGACCGGCGAGAAGAACGTCCTGCTCGGCGGTCTGGCGATGGGTATGAGCCGGGAGCAGGTGCGGGAGCGCTACGACGGAATCGTCGAGTTCTCCGGCATCAACGAGAAGGGCGACTTCATCTCGCTGCCGATGCGCACCTACTCGTCCGGTATGGCGGCGCGGCTGCGGTTCTCGATCGCGGCGGCCAAGGACCACGATGTGCTGATGATCGACGAGGCGCTGGCCACCGGTGACCGCAGCTTCCAGAAGCGCTCCGAGGCCCGCATCCGCGAGCTGCGCAAGGAGGCCGGTACGGTCTTCCTGGTCAGCCACAACAACAAGTCCATCCGTGACACCTGCGACCGGGTGCTGTGGCTGGAGCGCGGCGAGCTGATCATGGACGGTCCGACGGACGAGGTCATCAAGGCGTACGAAAAGGAGACGGGCAAGTAG
- a CDS encoding ABC transporter permease, which yields MSETTHDSAVAMSAPPASDEGLTPAQRAQKYGLSQSGARPSLPEYVRQLWDRRHFISAFASAKLTAQYSQAKLGQVWQVATPLLNALVYYLIFGLLIGTRKGVPDFVPFLVTGVFIFTFTQSSVMAGTRAISGNLGLVRALHFPRACLPISFCLMQLQQLFFSMGVLVLILLGFGQLPTWSWLLVIPALTLQFVFNTGLAMVMARMGAKTPDLAQLMPFIMRTWMYASGVMFSIDLILKGKDVPAFVEWLLNANPAAVYIDLMRFALIDSFTASKLPPHVWAFAGGWALVMGVVGFVYFWKAEERYGRG from the coding sequence GTGAGCGAGACCACGCACGACAGTGCGGTCGCCATGAGTGCCCCGCCAGCTTCCGACGAAGGGCTCACGCCTGCCCAGCGGGCCCAGAAGTACGGGCTCTCGCAGAGTGGTGCCCGTCCCAGCCTTCCGGAGTACGTCCGGCAGCTGTGGGACCGGCGGCACTTCATCTCCGCCTTCGCCAGTGCCAAGCTGACCGCGCAGTACAGCCAGGCCAAGCTGGGGCAGGTCTGGCAGGTGGCGACGCCGCTGCTGAACGCGCTCGTGTACTACTTGATCTTCGGCCTGCTGATCGGCACGAGGAAGGGCGTCCCCGACTTCGTCCCGTTCCTGGTGACCGGTGTCTTCATCTTCACCTTCACCCAGAGCTCGGTGATGGCCGGTACGCGGGCGATCTCCGGCAACCTCGGTCTGGTGCGCGCGCTGCACTTCCCGCGGGCCTGCCTGCCGATCTCGTTCTGCCTGATGCAGCTCCAGCAGCTGTTCTTCTCCATGGGCGTGCTGGTCCTCATCCTGCTGGGCTTCGGACAGCTGCCGACCTGGTCGTGGCTGCTGGTGATCCCGGCGCTGACGCTGCAGTTCGTGTTCAACACGGGGCTGGCGATGGTGATGGCGCGGATGGGGGCCAAGACCCCGGACCTCGCGCAGCTGATGCCGTTCATCATGCGGACGTGGATGTACGCGTCCGGCGTGATGTTCAGCATCGACCTGATCCTCAAGGGCAAGGATGTCCCCGCCTTCGTGGAGTGGCTGCTCAACGCCAACCCGGCGGCCGTCTACATCGACCTGATGCGGTTCGCGCTGATCGACAGCTTCACGGCTAGCAAGCTGCCCCCGCATGTCTGGGCGTTCGCCGGGGGCTGGGCCCTGGTGATGGGCGTCGTGGGCTTTGTGTACTTCTGGAAGGCTGAGGAGCGGTACGGACGTGGCTGA
- a CDS encoding glycosyltransferase family 2 protein, whose protein sequence is MRIGAVVLTMGNRPEELRALLDSVAKQNGDPIETVVVGNGSPLPELPEGVRTVELPENVGIPAGRNVGIEAFGPGGSDVDVLLFLDDDGLLAREDTAELCREAFAADPALGIISFRIADPDTGETQRRHVPRLRASDPMRSSRVTTFLGGANAVRTHVFEEVGGLPDDFFYAHEETDLAWRALDAGWQIDYRSDMVLFHPTTAPARHAVYHRMVARNRVWLARRNLPALLVPVYLGVWFLLTLARRPSRPALRAWLGGFKEGCVTPCGPRRPMKWATVWRLTRLGRPPVI, encoded by the coding sequence ATGCGAATCGGTGCGGTTGTCCTGACGATGGGCAACCGCCCCGAGGAGCTGCGCGCGCTGCTGGACTCGGTCGCCAAGCAGAACGGCGACCCGATCGAGACCGTCGTGGTGGGCAACGGTTCGCCGCTGCCCGAGCTCCCCGAGGGCGTACGGACCGTCGAGCTGCCGGAGAACGTCGGCATCCCGGCCGGCCGCAATGTCGGCATCGAGGCGTTCGGCCCCGGCGGCAGTGACGTCGATGTGCTGCTCTTCCTCGACGATGACGGGCTCCTGGCCAGGGAGGACACCGCCGAGCTGTGCCGCGAGGCGTTCGCCGCCGACCCGGCGCTCGGCATCATCAGCTTCCGGATCGCCGACCCGGACACCGGCGAGACCCAGCGCCGGCACGTCCCGCGGCTGCGCGCCTCGGACCCGATGCGGTCGTCGCGGGTCACCACCTTCCTCGGGGGTGCCAACGCGGTCCGTACCCATGTCTTCGAGGAGGTCGGCGGGCTGCCCGACGACTTCTTCTACGCCCACGAGGAGACCGATCTGGCCTGGCGGGCGCTGGACGCGGGCTGGCAGATCGACTACCGGTCGGACATGGTCCTCTTCCACCCGACCACGGCGCCGGCCCGGCATGCGGTCTACCACCGGATGGTGGCCCGTAACCGTGTGTGGCTGGCCCGCCGCAACCTCCCCGCGCTGCTGGTTCCGGTCTATCTCGGAGTCTGGTTCCTGCTCACCCTCGCCCGGCGGCCGTCGCGGCCGGCGCTGCGGGCCTGGCTGGGCGGCTTCAAGGAGGGCTGCGTTACGCCGTGCGGTCCCAGGCGCCCCATGAAGTGGGCTACCGTTTGGCGACTGACCCGACTGGGCCGCCCTCCCGTCATCTGA
- a CDS encoding CDP-alcohol phosphatidyltransferase family protein — MQKPSVAELRPVVHPEGVKDRRSGEHWAGRLYMREISLRIDRHLVNTKVTPNQLTYLMTVFGVLAAPALLVPGIAGAVLGVLMVQLYLLLDCVDGEIARWKKQFSLGGVYLDRVGAYLCDAAVLVGFGMRAADLWGSGRIDWLWAFLGTLAALGAILIKAETDLVGVARHQGGLPPVKEAASEPRSSGMALARKAAAALKFHRLVLGIEASLLILALAVLDTIRGDLFFSRLGVAVLAGIAILQTLLHLVSILASSRLK; from the coding sequence ATGCAGAAGCCGTCAGTAGCTGAACTCCGCCCGGTCGTTCACCCCGAGGGTGTGAAGGACCGGCGCAGCGGTGAGCACTGGGCCGGCCGGCTCTACATGCGCGAGATCTCCTTGCGCATCGACCGGCACCTGGTGAACACGAAGGTCACGCCCAACCAGCTGACCTACCTGATGACCGTTTTCGGCGTCCTCGCCGCCCCGGCACTGCTGGTGCCGGGGATCGCGGGCGCCGTGCTCGGTGTGCTGATGGTCCAGCTGTATCTGCTGCTCGACTGTGTCGACGGTGAGATCGCCCGCTGGAAGAAGCAGTTCTCGCTCGGCGGGGTGTACCTGGACCGGGTCGGCGCCTACCTGTGCGACGCCGCGGTCCTGGTCGGCTTCGGTATGCGCGCCGCCGACCTGTGGGGCTCCGGCCGGATCGACTGGCTGTGGGCCTTCCTGGGCACCCTCGCCGCCCTCGGCGCCATCCTGATCAAGGCGGAGACCGACCTCGTCGGCGTCGCCCGTCACCAGGGTGGGCTGCCGCCGGTCAAGGAGGCGGCGTCCGAGCCGCGCTCCTCCGGGATGGCGCTGGCCCGTAAGGCCGCCGCGGCGCTGAAGTTCCACCGGCTGGTCCTCGGCATCGAGGCGTCCCTGCTGATCCTGGCCCTGGCGGTGCTGGACACCATCCGGGGCGACCTGTTCTTCTCGCGCCTGGGCGTCGCCGTGCTCGCCGGCATCGCGATCCTCCAGACGCTGCTTCACCTCGTGTCCATCCTCGCCTCCAGCAGGCTCAAGTGA
- a CDS encoding iron-containing alcohol dehydrogenase family protein encodes MPVLTRLIPSPVVVDINAGALDDLAGLLADQRISASGKLAIAISGGSGARLRERLSPALPGAEWYEVGGGTLDEAIKLADAMKKGHYDAVVGLGGGKIIDCAKFAAARIGLPLVAVATNLSHDGLCSPVATLDNDAGRGSYGVPNPIAVVIDLDIIREAPVRFVRSGIGDAISNISAVADWELSHRETGEDIDGLAAAMARQAGEAVLRHPGGVGDDNFLQVLAEGLVLTGISMSVAGDSRPASGACHEINHALDILHPKRAASHGEQCGLGAAFATHLRGDKETRDLMVEVLRRHGLPVTPGEIGFTDEEFVEAVAYAPKTRPGRYTILEHLDLSTDQIRDAYADYAEAVSS; translated from the coding sequence ATGCCAGTACTGACCCGCCTCATCCCGTCCCCGGTCGTCGTTGACATCAACGCCGGCGCCCTGGACGACCTGGCGGGCCTGCTGGCCGATCAGCGCATCTCCGCGTCGGGCAAGCTCGCCATCGCGATCAGCGGCGGCTCGGGGGCACGGCTGCGCGAGCGGCTGTCCCCCGCGCTGCCCGGCGCCGAGTGGTACGAGGTCGGCGGCGGCACCCTGGACGAAGCGATCAAGCTCGCCGACGCCATGAAGAAGGGGCACTACGACGCGGTCGTGGGCCTCGGCGGCGGCAAGATCATCGACTGCGCCAAGTTCGCCGCGGCCCGGATCGGCCTCCCGCTGGTCGCCGTCGCGACGAACCTGTCGCACGACGGTCTGTGCTCGCCGGTCGCCACCCTGGACAACGACGCGGGCCGCGGCTCCTACGGTGTGCCGAACCCGATCGCCGTGGTGATCGACCTCGACATCATCCGTGAGGCCCCGGTCCGGTTCGTCCGCTCCGGCATCGGTGACGCGATCTCCAACATCTCCGCGGTCGCGGACTGGGAGCTCTCGCACCGCGAGACCGGTGAGGACATCGACGGACTGGCGGCCGCCATGGCACGTCAGGCCGGCGAGGCCGTGCTGCGCCACCCCGGTGGCGTCGGCGACGACAACTTCCTCCAGGTGCTCGCCGAGGGGCTGGTCCTCACCGGCATCTCGATGTCGGTGGCCGGCGACAGCCGTCCGGCGTCCGGCGCCTGCCACGAGATCAACCACGCGCTCGACATCCTCCACCCCAAGCGGGCCGCGAGCCACGGCGAGCAGTGCGGTCTGGGTGCCGCCTTCGCCACGCATCTGCGCGGGGACAAGGAGACCCGGGACCTGATGGTCGAGGTGCTGCGCCGCCACGGCCTGCCGGTCACGCCGGGCGAGATCGGCTTCACCGACGAGGAGTTCGTCGAGGCCGTCGCGTACGCGCCCAAGACCCGCCCCGGGCGCTACACCATCCTTGAGCACCTCGACCTGTCCACCGACCAGATCAGGGACGCATACGCCGACTATGCAGAAGCCGTCAGTAGCTGA
- a CDS encoding sugar phosphate nucleotidyltransferase codes for MIGLVLAAGAGRRLRPYTDTLPKALVPVDGDTTILDLTLGNFAEIGLTEVAIIVGYRKEAVYERKEALEQKYGLKLTLIDNDKAEEWNNAYSLWCGRDSIKHTVILANGDTVHPVSVEKTLLAARGNGQKIILALDTVKQLADEEMKVVVDPAKGVQKITKLMDPAEATGEYIGVTLIEGEAAEELADALKTTFERDPDLYYEDGYQELVNRGFKVDVAPIGDVKWVEIDNHDDLAKGRDIACQY; via the coding sequence ATGATCGGCCTCGTGCTGGCTGCCGGCGCCGGACGGCGTCTGCGCCCCTACACCGACACCCTGCCCAAGGCTCTGGTGCCGGTCGACGGGGACACGACCATCCTCGACCTGACCCTCGGCAACTTCGCCGAGATCGGCCTGACCGAGGTCGCGATCATCGTCGGCTACCGCAAGGAAGCCGTCTACGAGCGCAAGGAGGCCCTGGAGCAGAAGTACGGCCTCAAGCTCACCCTCATCGACAACGACAAGGCCGAGGAGTGGAACAACGCCTACTCCCTGTGGTGCGGCCGTGACTCGATCAAGCACACCGTGATCCTCGCCAACGGCGACACCGTGCACCCGGTCTCCGTCGAGAAGACCCTGCTCGCCGCCCGCGGCAACGGCCAGAAGATCATCCTCGCGCTGGACACCGTCAAGCAGCTGGCCGACGAGGAGATGAAGGTCGTCGTGGACCCCGCCAAGGGCGTCCAGAAGATCACCAAGCTGATGGACCCGGCCGAGGCGACCGGTGAGTACATCGGCGTCACCCTCATCGAGGGCGAGGCCGCCGAGGAGCTGGCCGACGCCCTGAAGACCACCTTCGAGCGCGACCCCGACCTCTACTACGAGGACGGCTACCAGGAGCTCGTCAACCGCGGCTTCAAGGTGGACGTGGCCCCGATCGGCGACGTCAAGTGGGTCGAGATCGACAACCACGACGACCTGGCGAAGGGCCGTGACATCGCATGCCAGTACTGA
- a CDS encoding DUF5941 domain-containing protein, translating into MSTAILTGPPVAGSPLEADLRTLGFDVRTANDATAAAELINAVPAHERIAVVDPRFVGHLHALRLALTDPRFPAAAVPGALTAQPAARAALARAVGRIPVGAGTAHLTDVLTDTLTESLDRDEAGLHRVELGSLVATVALTPAQREDAREAVAAVDDEAVRLRTAVKSRDGFFTTYGISPYSRYLARWCARRGLTPNQVTTASLLTALIAAGCAATGTRGGFVAAGFLLLFSFVLDCTDGQLARYSLQYSTMGAWLDATFDRAKEYAYYAGLALGAARGGDDVWALALGAMVLMTCRHVVDFSFNEANHDATANTSPTAALSGKLDSVGWTVWVRRMIVLPIGERWFMIAVLTALTTPRIVFYALLIGCALAACYTTAGRVLRSLTRRARRTDRAARALADLADSGPLAELIARGARGRGRTGSFLAPVMAFLSAAVLLVWVIFEDDPTSWLTVGVAVCSALLAGAAVARPLKGALDWLVPPFFRAGEYVTILVLAARADVPGALPAAYGLVAAVAYHHYDTVYRIRGGTGAPPRWLVRATGGHEGRILVITVLAAALSPSGFTIALTALAVVLALLVLVESIRFWVSSQAPAVHDEGEPA; encoded by the coding sequence CTGTCGACCGCCATCCTCACCGGTCCGCCGGTAGCCGGGTCGCCGCTCGAAGCCGACCTGCGCACGCTGGGCTTCGACGTCCGTACGGCGAACGATGCCACGGCCGCCGCCGAGCTGATCAACGCGGTGCCCGCTCATGAGCGGATCGCCGTCGTCGACCCTCGCTTCGTCGGCCATCTGCACGCCCTGCGGCTGGCACTGACCGACCCCCGCTTCCCGGCCGCGGCCGTGCCCGGCGCGCTCACCGCGCAGCCCGCGGCCCGCGCCGCGCTGGCCCGTGCGGTCGGCAGGATCCCGGTCGGCGCCGGTACCGCCCACCTCACGGATGTCCTGACCGACACCCTCACCGAGTCCCTGGACCGCGACGAGGCGGGTCTGCACCGCGTCGAGCTGGGCAGCCTGGTCGCCACCGTCGCGCTCACCCCGGCTCAGCGCGAGGACGCCCGGGAGGCCGTCGCCGCCGTCGACGACGAGGCCGTACGGCTGCGCACCGCCGTGAAGTCCCGCGACGGGTTCTTCACCACGTACGGCATCAGCCCGTACTCCCGCTACCTCGCCCGCTGGTGCGCGCGGCGTGGACTCACCCCCAACCAGGTCACCACCGCATCGCTGCTCACCGCCCTGATCGCGGCCGGCTGCGCGGCCACCGGAACCCGCGGCGGCTTCGTCGCGGCCGGCTTCCTGCTGCTGTTCTCCTTCGTGCTGGACTGCACCGACGGGCAGCTCGCCCGCTACTCCCTGCAGTACTCGACGATGGGCGCCTGGCTGGACGCCACCTTCGACCGGGCCAAGGAGTACGCGTACTACGCGGGCCTGGCCCTCGGGGCGGCCCGCGGCGGCGACGATGTCTGGGCGCTGGCGCTCGGCGCGATGGTCCTGATGACCTGCCGCCACGTCGTCGACTTCTCCTTCAACGAGGCGAACCACGACGCCACCGCCAACACCAGCCCCACCGCCGCGCTCTCCGGCAAGCTCGACAGCGTCGGCTGGACGGTCTGGGTGCGCCGGATGATCGTGCTGCCGATCGGTGAACGCTGGTTCATGATCGCGGTGCTCACCGCGCTGACCACCCCGCGCATCGTCTTCTACGCGCTGCTCATCGGCTGTGCGCTGGCCGCCTGCTACACCACGGCAGGCCGGGTGCTGCGCTCGCTGACCCGCCGGGCCCGCCGCACCGACCGCGCCGCCCGGGCGCTGGCCGACCTCGCCGACTCCGGGCCGCTCGCCGAGCTGATCGCCCGCGGCGCCCGGGGCCGCGGCCGGACCGGTTCCTTCCTGGCGCCCGTCATGGCATTTCTCTCAGCCGCGGTGCTGCTGGTCTGGGTGATCTTCGAGGACGACCCCACGTCCTGGCTCACCGTCGGCGTCGCCGTCTGCTCCGCGCTGCTGGCCGGCGCGGCCGTGGCCCGCCCGCTCAAGGGCGCCCTGGACTGGCTCGTTCCCCCCTTCTTCCGGGCCGGTGAATACGTCACCATCCTGGTGCTGGCCGCCCGCGCGGACGTCCCCGGAGCGCTGCCCGCGGCGTACGGGCTGGTCGCGGCGGTCGCCTACCATCACTACGACACGGTCTACCGCATCCGCGGTGGCACCGGGGCCCCACCCCGGTGGCTGGTCCGGGCGACCGGCGGACACGAGGGACGGATCCTTGTGATCACCGTCCTCGCCGCCGCGCTGTCCCCCTCAGGTTTCACAATCGCGCTGACGGCCCTTGCTGTGGTCCTGGCGCTGCTGGTGCTCGTCGAGAGCATCCGTTTCTGGGTGTCCTCCCAAGCACCCGCCGTACACGATGAAGGAGAACCCGCATGA
- the idi gene encoding isopentenyl-diphosphate Delta-isomerase, which produces MPITPANGQTAGDPAVSTPDGTAEPIMLELVDEDGTTIGTAEKLAAHQPPGQLHRAFSVFLFDEKGRLLLQRRALGKYHSPGVWSNTCCGHPYPGEAPFAAAARRTAEELGLAPSLLAEAGTVRYNHPDPASGLVEQEYNHLFVGLVRAEPAPDPEEIGEIAFVTPEELAERHAAAPFSAWFMTVLDAARPAVRELTGGAAGW; this is translated from the coding sequence ATGCCGATCACACCTGCCAACGGACAGACCGCCGGGGACCCGGCGGTGAGCACACCGGACGGCACCGCCGAACCGATCATGCTGGAGCTGGTCGACGAGGACGGTACGACGATCGGCACCGCGGAGAAGCTCGCGGCCCACCAGCCCCCCGGGCAGCTGCACCGGGCCTTCTCGGTCTTCCTCTTCGACGAGAAGGGGCGGCTGCTGCTGCAGCGCCGGGCGCTGGGGAAGTACCACTCCCCCGGCGTGTGGTCCAACACCTGCTGCGGCCATCCGTACCCCGGCGAGGCGCCGTTCGCGGCCGCCGCCCGCCGGACCGCGGAGGAGCTGGGCCTTGCCCCCTCCCTGCTGGCCGAGGCCGGCACGGTCCGTTACAACCATCCCGACCCGGCGTCCGGCCTCGTGGAGCAGGAGTACAACCACCTGTTCGTCGGGCTGGTGCGGGCCGAGCCGGCGCCCGACCCCGAGGAGATCGGCGAGATCGCCTTCGTGACGCCGGAGGAGCTGGCCGAGCGGCATGCCGCGGCGCCGTTCTCCGCCTGGTTCATGACCGTGCTGGACGCGGCGCGGCCGGCGGTGCGCGAGCTCACCGGAGGGGCGGCGGGCTGGTAG
- a CDS encoding ATP-binding protein has translation MPSGPPAEPPEELTSPVAYEGVWRFTAPALESSVPQARHAVRDLLTEQSVPVAAAIMDGLLLIVSELVTNAVRHAALLSPQIAVQLALGANWLRVAVEDDHPYRPKALEADQGDVGGRGLWLVKTLTAEVGGKCGVEHTRNGGKAIWAELPLTPPATSPPPLR, from the coding sequence ATGCCTTCCGGACCCCCCGCAGAACCCCCCGAAGAGCTGACCTCCCCGGTCGCCTACGAAGGTGTCTGGCGGTTCACCGCCCCGGCACTGGAGTCCTCGGTGCCGCAGGCCCGGCACGCGGTCCGGGATCTGCTCACCGAACAGTCCGTACCCGTCGCCGCCGCCATCATGGACGGCCTGCTGCTCATCGTCTCCGAACTGGTCACCAACGCCGTCCGGCACGCCGCCCTGCTCTCGCCCCAGATCGCCGTCCAGCTCGCCCTCGGGGCGAACTGGCTACGGGTCGCGGTCGAGGACGATCACCCCTACCGCCCCAAGGCGCTGGAGGCGGATCAGGGTGATGTCGGCGGCCGCGGACTGTGGCTGGTCAAGACGCTCACCGCGGAGGTGGGCGGCAAATGCGGTGTCGAGCACACGAGGAACGGCGGCAAGGCCATCTGGGCCGAGCTGCCGCTCACCCCGCCTGCTACCAGCCCGCCGCCCCTCCGGTGA
- a CDS encoding ABC-F family ATP-binding cassette domain-containing protein produces the protein MSATLVAKDLAAGHGERVLFSGLDLVVAPGDVIGLVGANGAGKSTLLRLLAGLDTPEDGTLALGPPTATVGHLPQEPDRRPGETVRAFLARRTGVTDAQLALDTATQALVEERPGADDIYATALERWLALGAADLDERAEEIAGRLGLTIGLDQPMTTLSGGQAARASLASLLLSRYDVFLLDEPTNDLDLDGLGQLEAFVTGLRAGTVLVSHDREFLTRTVNRVVELDLAQQQVNTYGGGYTSYLEERERARRHAREQYEEYADTKSALETRAHTQRNWMEKGVRNARRKAPDNDKIARKGRVEATEKQAAKAKQTQRLIERLDVVEEPRKEWELRMEIAAAPRAGAVVATLRGAGVRRGDFRFGPVDLQIDWADRVAITGPNGSGKSTLLAALLGRLPLDAGHAALGPGVVVGEVDQARGLFFGDDPLMDAFRVAVPDLSPADVRTLLAKFGLKAAHVLRPARTLSPGERTRAALALLQGRGVNLLVLDEPTNHLDLPAIEQLESALASYPGTLLLVTHDRRMLEAVHTTRRIEVDGGRITDRAV, from the coding sequence ATGTCAGCAACTCTCGTCGCCAAAGACCTCGCCGCCGGCCACGGTGAGCGCGTCCTGTTCTCCGGCCTCGATCTGGTCGTCGCCCCCGGGGATGTGATCGGCCTCGTCGGCGCCAACGGGGCGGGCAAGTCCACCCTGCTGCGCCTGCTGGCCGGCCTGGACACCCCGGAGGACGGCACGCTCGCCCTCGGCCCGCCCACCGCCACCGTCGGCCATCTTCCCCAGGAGCCCGACCGCCGGCCGGGAGAGACCGTACGGGCCTTCCTCGCCCGCCGCACCGGCGTCACCGACGCCCAGCTCGCCCTGGACACCGCCACCCAGGCACTGGTCGAGGAACGGCCCGGCGCGGACGACATCTACGCCACCGCACTGGAGCGCTGGCTGGCCCTGGGCGCCGCCGACCTCGACGAACGCGCCGAGGAGATCGCCGGCCGGCTCGGCCTGACCATCGGCCTCGACCAGCCGATGACCACGCTCTCCGGCGGCCAGGCCGCCCGCGCCTCGCTCGCCTCACTGCTGCTCTCCCGTTACGACGTCTTCCTGCTGGACGAGCCGACCAACGACCTGGACCTGGACGGCCTCGGACAGCTGGAAGCCTTCGTCACCGGGCTGCGCGCCGGTACCGTCCTGGTCAGCCACGACCGCGAGTTCCTGACCCGTACGGTCAACCGCGTCGTCGAACTCGACCTGGCCCAGCAGCAGGTCAACACCTACGGCGGCGGCTACACCTCCTATCTGGAGGAGCGCGAGCGGGCCCGGCGCCACGCACGGGAGCAGTACGAGGAGTACGCCGACACCAAGTCCGCTCTGGAGACCCGCGCGCACACCCAGCGCAACTGGATGGAGAAGGGCGTCAGGAACGCCCGCCGCAAGGCCCCCGACAACGACAAGATCGCCCGCAAGGGCCGGGTGGAGGCCACCGAGAAGCAGGCCGCCAAGGCCAAGCAGACCCAGCGCCTGATCGAGCGTCTCGACGTCGTCGAGGAGCCGCGCAAGGAGTGGGAGCTGCGGATGGAGATCGCCGCCGCGCCCCGGGCCGGCGCGGTCGTGGCCACCCTGCGCGGTGCCGGTGTCCGGCGCGGCGACTTCCGCTTCGGCCCGGTGGACCTGCAGATCGACTGGGCGGACCGGGTCGCCATCACGGGCCCCAACGGCTCCGGCAAGTCCACACTGCTCGCCGCCCTCCTCGGCCGGCTCCCGCTGGACGCCGGGCACGCGGCGCTCGGCCCCGGCGTGGTGGTCGGCGAGGTCGACCAGGCGCGCGGGCTGTTCTTCGGCGACGACCCGCTGATGGACGCCTTCCGGGTCGCCGTACCGGATCTCTCGCCCGCCGATGTGCGCACCCTGCTCGCGAAGTTCGGCCTGAAGGCGGCACATGTGCTGCGCCCGGCGCGCACCCTCTCGCCGGGGGAGCGGACCCGCGCCGCGCTGGCCCTCCTCCAGGGCCGCGGGGTCAACCTCCTCGTCCTGGACGAGCCGACCAACCATCTCGATCTGCCGGCCATCGAACAGCTGGAGTCCGCGCTCGCCTCCTACCCGGGCACCCTGCTGCTGGTCACCCACGACCGCCGGATGCTGGAAGCGGTGCACACCACCCGCCGTATCGAGGTCGACGGCGGACGGATCACCGACCGGGCGGTGTGA
- a CDS encoding enoyl-CoA hydratase/isomerase family protein — protein MEPALKTHVSDGTATVTISNTGKRNAMTVQMWRDLPPLLERLAGDRAVRSLVLTGEGGTFCAGADIGALREAAGESQGLAVAAEEALAAFPGPTLAAIRGYCVGGGAQLAAACDLRFAEEGALFGVTPAKLAVAYPASATRRLVRLVGLSAAKYLLFSGELIDCARALRTGLVDEVLAEGELGKRVAEFSAVLASRSLLTQTAAKELANGTWDVPPAQAEERGAYWAAQARASGDTAEGAAAFLERRAPRFTWPTD, from the coding sequence ATGGAACCCGCTCTGAAGACGCATGTCAGCGACGGCACGGCGACCGTCACCATCAGCAATACCGGCAAGCGGAATGCCATGACGGTGCAGATGTGGCGGGATCTGCCGCCGCTGCTGGAGCGGCTGGCGGGCGACCGTGCCGTCCGGTCGCTGGTGCTGACCGGCGAGGGCGGGACGTTCTGCGCGGGCGCGGACATCGGTGCGCTGCGGGAGGCGGCGGGTGAGTCGCAGGGGCTGGCGGTCGCGGCCGAGGAGGCGCTGGCGGCGTTCCCCGGGCCGACGCTGGCGGCGATACGCGGCTACTGCGTGGGCGGCGGCGCCCAGTTGGCGGCCGCGTGTGATCTGCGGTTCGCGGAGGAGGGCGCGCTGTTCGGGGTGACGCCGGCCAAGCTCGCGGTGGCCTATCCGGCGTCCGCCACCCGGCGGCTGGTCCGGCTGGTGGGACTCTCCGCCGCCAAGTACCTGCTGTTCTCCGGGGAGTTGATCGACTGTGCGCGGGCGCTGCGTACGGGGCTGGTGGACGAGGTGCTGGCCGAGGGGGAGCTGGGCAAGCGGGTGGCGGAGTTCTCGGCCGTCCTCGCGAGCCGGTCGCTGCTGACCCAGACCGCGGCCAAAGAGCTGGCCAACGGGACCTGGGACGTACCGCCTGCCCAGGCCGAGGAGCGCGGTGCGTACTGGGCGGCGCAGGCGCGCGCGAGCGGCGACACCGCGGAGGGTGCCGCCGCCTTCCTGGAGCGCAGGGCGCCGCGCTTCACCTGGCCCACGGACTGA